The following are encoded together in the Notolabrus celidotus isolate fNotCel1 chromosome 9, fNotCel1.pri, whole genome shotgun sequence genome:
- the lrrc2 gene encoding leucine-rich repeat-containing protein 2 isoform X1 yields the protein MGLGRKLDVPVCDLSLLRGIWEVRVKKQRQKQNKEQERIEKSALPKIDQQWQYRIYCKTLKSQERNILHQYLERSTLTDLQPYRESEQQDQNEQQDRSDVEQSKLIFKLDGERWMNFPKELQWMTYLKEWHVTGTKICRLPDYLAAFTQLTVLEIPKNTIGELPPEIGKLTELRDLNVSFNRLSKVPPELGNCENLERLQLTGNHNLFELPFELSSLKQLVHLDIAENKFVSIPICALRMTGLQLLDLSNNSLTDLPQDMDRLEQLDTLFLHKNKLSYLPHCLTNISTLKMIVVSADELTCVPTRLCSNPEIKFIRLYDNPGSAEKKKKKEEEERKKEEKKKRWTDSRVEEEKKDSGEKEFMEVYVSSLKDRETVPYSTTKVSISCVL from the exons ATGGGTTTGGGGAGGAAGCTGGACGTCCCAGTCTGtgatctctctctgctcagaggGATCTGGGAGGTCAGAGTGAAGAAACAACGacagaaacagaacaaggaACAGGAGAGGATCGAGAAGAGCGCCCTCCCAAA gattGACCAGCAATGGCAGTATCGTATCTACTGTAAGACACTGAAGTCCCAAGAACGCAACATCCTGCATCAATACCTGGAGAGATCTACACTGACTGATTTACAGCCTTACAGAG AATCAGAGCAGCAGGATCAGAATGAGCAGCAGGATCGGTCCGACGTGGAGCAGAGTAAGCTGATATTCAAGCTGGATGGAGAACGTTGGATG AATTTCCCCAAAGAGCTGCAGTGGATGACCTACCTGAAAGAGTGGCACGTCACAGGGACAAAGATCTGCCGGCTGCCCGACTACCTGGCAGCGTTCACCCAGCTCACTGTGCTCGAGATCCCCAAGAACACTATCGGAGAGCTGCCGCCTGAGATTG GTAAACTGACTGAACTGAGGGATTTAAACGTCAGCTTCAACCGTCTGTCCAAAGTTCCTCCAGAGCTCGGAAACTGTGAGAACCTGGAGAGGCTTCAACTCACAGGAAACCACAACCTGTTCGAGCTTCCGTTTGAG CTGAGCAGCCTGAAGCAGCTGGTTCACCTGGACATCGCGGAGAACAAGTTTGTGTCGATCCCCATCTGTGCTCTGAGGATGACCGGCCTGCagctgctggacctgagtaacaacagCCTGACTGACCTGCCGCAGGACATGGACAG gttgGAGCAGCTGGACACTTTGTTTCTCCATAAGAACAAGCTGAGTTACCTCCCGCACTGTCTCACCAACATCTCCACGCTGAAGATGATCGTGGTCAGCGCTGACGAGCTCACCTGTGTCCCAACCAGACTGTGCTCCAATCCTGAAATCAA gttcATCCGACTCTACGACAACCCGGGGAgcgcagagaagaagaagaagaaagaagaggaggagaggaagaaagaggagaagaagaagaggtggaCGGACTctagagtggaggaggagaagaaagacagCGGAGAGAAAGAGTTTATGGAGGTGTACGTCAGCTCACTGAAGGACAGAG AAACCGTCCCTTACTCCACCACCAAGGTCTCCATCTCCTGTGTGCTGTGA
- the mfsd14bb gene encoding hippocampus abundant transcript-like protein 1 isoform X2 — protein sequence MNREKPATEASDIMLVRSPRGRARVTHAVVVIFLEFFAWGLLTTPMLTVLHETFPQHTFLMNGLVQGVKGFLSFLSAPLIGALSDIWGRKSFLLMTVFFTCAPIPFMRISPWWYFALISVSGIFAVTFSVIFAYVADITEEHERSTAYGLVSATFAASLVTSPAIGDFLSDKYGDSLVVLVATVVAVADIAFVFFVVPESLPDKMRLTSWGFPISWEQADPFASLRRVGKDSTVLLICVTVFLSYLPEAGQYSSFFLYLRQVIEFSHAAIAGFIAMVGILSIVAQTLLLSVLMRTIGNKNTVLLGLSFQLFQLAWYSFGSEPWMMWAAGTVAAMSSITFPAISALVSHSAAPDQQGVAQGMITGIRGLCNGLGPALYGFIFFVFHVELNDIEPASGETTPNTEKLMVPGPPFLFGAFAVLLALLVAIFIPDNNQLGDNKNCSTCKSTSSLAHAQNSSPLATSPSDAEDIEPLLQDSSL from the exons GTCCTCCATGAGACGTTCCCTCAGCACACCTTCCTGATGAACGGCCTGGTTCAGGGCGTCAAG GGCTTCCTGTCGTTCCTGTCGGCTCCTCTCATCGGCGCTCTGTCAGACATCTGGGGCAGGAAGTCCTTCCTCCTCATGACGGTGTTCTTCACCTGCGCCCCCATCCCCTTCATGAGGATCAGCCCATG gtggtATTTCGCTCTGATCTCAGTCTCGGGGATTTTCGCTGTGACCTTCTCGGTGATCTTCGCCTACGTCGCCGACATAACAGAGGAGCATGAGAGGAGCACGGCCTACGGACTG gtCTCTGCAACCTTCGCCGCCAGTCTGGTGACGAGCCCGGCGATCGGGGACTTCCTGTCTGATAAGTACGGGGACAGCCTGGTGGTCCTGGTCGCCACGGTGGTGGCGGTGGCCGACATCGCCTTTGTGTTCTTTGTCGTCCCCGAGTCGCTGCCGGACAAGATGCGGCTGACGTCCTGGGGCTTCCCCATCTCCTGGGAGCAGGCCGACCCCTTTGCT tctctGCGTCGTGTGGGGAAAGACAGTACAGTGCTGCTGATCTGTGTCACGGTGTTCCTGTCCTACCTGCCCGAGGCCGGACAGTACTCCAGCTTCTTCCTCTACCTgagacag gtgaTCGAGTTCTCACATGCTGCCATCGCTGGCTTCATCGCCATGGTGGGAATCCTCTCGATAGTCGCTCAG actctGCTCCTCAGCGTTCTTATGAGGACCATCGGTAACAAGAACACGGTTCTCTTGGGTCTGAGTTTTCAGCTCTTCCAGCTGGCCTGGTACAGCTTCGGATCTGAGCCGTG gATGATGTGGGCGGCAGGAACAGTAGCAGCCATGTCCTCCATCACATTCCCAGCAATCTCTGCTCTGGTGTCTCACAGTGCAGCGCCCGACCAGCAAG GTGTGGCTCAGGGGATGATCACAGGTATCAGGGGTCTGTGTAACGGTTTGGGACCGGCCCTCTACGGCTTCATCTTCTTCGTCTTTCACGTGGAGCTGAACGACATAGAGCCGGCGTCAGGAGAAACCACTCCAAACACTGAG aaGCTGATGGTCCCCGGTCCTCCCTTCCTGTTCGGAGCATTCGCCGTCTTACTCGCTCTCCTCGTCGCCATCTTCATCCCAGACAACAACCAACTGGGCGACAACAAGAACTGCTCCACCTGTAAATCCACCTCCTCCCTCGCACACGCTCAGAACAGCAGCCCTCTGGCCACGTCTCCGAGTGACGCCGAGGACATCGAGCCTCTCCTGCAGGACAGCAGCTTGTGA
- the lrrc2 gene encoding leucine-rich repeat-containing protein 2 isoform X2 yields MGLGRKLDVPVCDLSLLRGIWEVRVKKQRQKQNKEQERIEKSALPKIDQQWQYRIYCKTLKSQERNILHQYLERSTLTDLQPYREQQDQNEQQDRSDVEQSKLIFKLDGERWMNFPKELQWMTYLKEWHVTGTKICRLPDYLAAFTQLTVLEIPKNTIGELPPEIGKLTELRDLNVSFNRLSKVPPELGNCENLERLQLTGNHNLFELPFELSSLKQLVHLDIAENKFVSIPICALRMTGLQLLDLSNNSLTDLPQDMDRLEQLDTLFLHKNKLSYLPHCLTNISTLKMIVVSADELTCVPTRLCSNPEIKFIRLYDNPGSAEKKKKKEEEERKKEEKKKRWTDSRVEEEKKDSGEKEFMEVYVSSLKDRETVPYSTTKVSISCVL; encoded by the exons ATGGGTTTGGGGAGGAAGCTGGACGTCCCAGTCTGtgatctctctctgctcagaggGATCTGGGAGGTCAGAGTGAAGAAACAACGacagaaacagaacaaggaACAGGAGAGGATCGAGAAGAGCGCCCTCCCAAA gattGACCAGCAATGGCAGTATCGTATCTACTGTAAGACACTGAAGTCCCAAGAACGCAACATCCTGCATCAATACCTGGAGAGATCTACACTGACTGATTTACAGCCTTACAGAG AGCAGCAGGATCAGAATGAGCAGCAGGATCGGTCCGACGTGGAGCAGAGTAAGCTGATATTCAAGCTGGATGGAGAACGTTGGATG AATTTCCCCAAAGAGCTGCAGTGGATGACCTACCTGAAAGAGTGGCACGTCACAGGGACAAAGATCTGCCGGCTGCCCGACTACCTGGCAGCGTTCACCCAGCTCACTGTGCTCGAGATCCCCAAGAACACTATCGGAGAGCTGCCGCCTGAGATTG GTAAACTGACTGAACTGAGGGATTTAAACGTCAGCTTCAACCGTCTGTCCAAAGTTCCTCCAGAGCTCGGAAACTGTGAGAACCTGGAGAGGCTTCAACTCACAGGAAACCACAACCTGTTCGAGCTTCCGTTTGAG CTGAGCAGCCTGAAGCAGCTGGTTCACCTGGACATCGCGGAGAACAAGTTTGTGTCGATCCCCATCTGTGCTCTGAGGATGACCGGCCTGCagctgctggacctgagtaacaacagCCTGACTGACCTGCCGCAGGACATGGACAG gttgGAGCAGCTGGACACTTTGTTTCTCCATAAGAACAAGCTGAGTTACCTCCCGCACTGTCTCACCAACATCTCCACGCTGAAGATGATCGTGGTCAGCGCTGACGAGCTCACCTGTGTCCCAACCAGACTGTGCTCCAATCCTGAAATCAA gttcATCCGACTCTACGACAACCCGGGGAgcgcagagaagaagaagaagaaagaagaggaggagaggaagaaagaggagaagaagaagaggtggaCGGACTctagagtggaggaggagaagaaagacagCGGAGAGAAAGAGTTTATGGAGGTGTACGTCAGCTCACTGAAGGACAGAG AAACCGTCCCTTACTCCACCACCAAGGTCTCCATCTCCTGTGTGCTGTGA